In the genome of Mangifera indica cultivar Alphonso chromosome 9, CATAS_Mindica_2.1, whole genome shotgun sequence, the window GTTCAATAGAGggtgaaaatgtcattttattggAGTTCAGGTGGCAATTTTTACTTGgccataaataatttttatttattcattcaaagGAAAATTATAGGAGCGGAGGGAGTCAGTGAGGGATGCAGATTGCTTTGTTTAAATAGATTATGATATTGGCTCAAAGAAGCACAAAGGAAAGTTCGaagaattcaaatcaaatcaagaaaATGAGCAGCATTGTCACTCCACTCTCTTCCGATGATCGCGTTTTCCAGATCGAGAACTCCGCCAAAGCCGTCGGGTACTCGCCTCGAATCACTTACTAACCTTCGATTTTccttccctttttcttttaatctcttttttatttcaaaattccaTTTCTTTTGTAGGACTGTCACCGGAGTTAAATATAAAGATGGAAATGTTTcggtaaattttaatatattcttcttcattgttattgtactatttaaaaattagaatttgatgGTGATTTTGTTTTGGGGTTTTAGGGGGCGTCGAAGAGTTCTAATAAAAGAAGCCGTTCTGTTCATCGTCATTCCGGCATGGTACCCTTTCTTACTTGGCTTGTTTTGATCTTTTGTTCACTGATATTTTTACTTGTAATTTCCATGTTTTCAATGACTTCTTTTAAGCTTCATATGTATCTTTCTGGATTGCGAAAGAGACGTAGAATTAAGATGTTAGAGATTTACAGATAATCTGGATTAAGATCCATCTATTAGAAGGTTAtagtaatttgaaaattgatgatTGTATAAAGGTATGCTTCTTATGTGTGGTAGAGATATTGAAAGGCTGTCTTAGAATGAAGGAGTTTCTCTTGAAAGAAGGGCCATGATACCTGAAGATTTTAAACAAACGTGTAATGTTAGGACTTTTCATGgaatttttttatgagaatCCTTGCAAAACAGAATTCATTTGGTTTTTAATACACCTTTCAACTGATAATCTTCTTCTCTTTGAGAAATTGTTAATCTCTAATCTCTCTCATACCATAGCAATTAAGTACATTGGTATGTGTATATGTATAACAATAGTTTTATCTTACATATACCTTGAATATCAAAAAACTGGAAAATTAAGTAAAGAAAGTAACAttgcataaatttttaaaatttaataattctacCTTAAAAGTTAtccatttaaattattttaatctttttcatttttgtactCTTAGTTGATttgatctttttaatttttttgtacaaTTAAGTAGAACAATAACCTCGCTCTcactcaaaattattttgatagtatcaaataaataataataataataataatagtaaataaataaatgaaatatatttaaagtaggatagtatatttgaattaattatgatagatatttaatttgattaggatatatttgatttaattaggataagatgatatttggatttgaaatttaaaatgttagaaCTATAAATATGAATGATTGGATTGAGAAGAGGGGAGGAGATTATTGATATTTGGGTAATTTGGGCAGCTTTGGCTGATTGGGAGGGGAAATGCACCTCTATGGTGTTGGCAAcaacactattttattttaatattaataatatatgtactatatcatatttattaattagtaCATTGTTGGTGATTTGATTAATCATGTagttaagatttttaaattatttttatctatgaGCAGATGGTTAATCGATATTGGATTACCTTGTACCTTGTGCTTTCAtatctttttaaagttttggatGCCAGTGCTGGTGATGCTGATCCTCTTTACAGgtataactttaattttgttaatacatGGTTTATTATAGTGTTTCTTTATCTAATGTTCCTATTTCATGAAAAATGTAATCTTCTTTATATGCTTTGGACTTTAACAAGCATATTCATTATCTTTGTTTGCTAGTTAGATGATTTGATCTGGGCATAAAACTTTGATCTACCATATAAGTTGAAATCAAATAAGAATTTAACGAATGATCAGGGAATCAGCTCATATAACTGGAGTACAAGGgtcaaagaaataaataaataagttgagAAGTGAAAGATATTATGTATCAATGTGTCTAATTTTTGGTCCCtctataattgtataatttggTTATTAATCATTGGGCGTTTTAACAGTGACGTGTCGGTGGCTTCTTATAGGAGTAGTTAATTCGGTTGTTGAATTATGTTCTTGTTGACATAGATTGGGAGTGTATAAACATGAATGTCAAGTTCATCATCTGTAAATACCAGAATGTTACAGTAATGGCTTTATAACTGCCTTTATTATCCCTCTTTTGAATTATGTTACTTGCTTTGCAGTATCTTCAGATCTTGAAATTAATTTGCCTTTCATGTTTCCTACAATTGCCCAATTTCTTTGCAACTGAATTCATGGGGTTCtgactttaataatttttttaaatgctaAAGATTTTGTGGCATATCTTGGATTTTAGGGCCTGCATTGGACAATGTGAAAAAACTGGCTGTGTTGGGGAAAGATGCTTTCCACATTGCAAATTTTCTTCAGATGGTGTCTCAACTGATGGTCCATGGTACATGCAAGAACCTCTTTACTTGCAATGGAAGATATGGGATTGTCAAAGTGACTGTCGGTACAACTGTATGGTTgacagagagaaagaaagagatgcaCTTGGTGATGGACCTGTTAAGTATCATGGTAAATGGCCATTCAAACGTGTTTATGGGATTCAGGTTTGCTGTTTATCAACTTTATACTTGAATCTCATCTTTCTTTCAgagttgtttatttttattgcacTCTCTTGGGTGTATATTTCAGCCTCTTGTTTGTTTAATCAGGAGCCAGCATCTGTGGCCTTCTCTGCTGTCAACTTTGCAATGCATTTCCATGGTTGGCTTTCCTTTTTCACTCTTCTATACTATAGATTACCTCTAAAACCAAACACGAAGGCATACTATGAATTTTCCAGTTTGTGGCACATCTACGCACTTTTATCAATGAACTCTTGGTTCTGGAGTGCCATTTTTCATAGCCGGTAagctttttattgtttttatctttttgtactTGCTTTGcatttttgacattttcaatATCAATTGGGTGTCCCGTTTATTTTTGGACATTGTCTAAATTGCATATTTAGAGGCATGTTTTATGCTCTATCATACCGTGCAGGATAAACTAATCAAATTGTTACAGTCCCTGCAACTTATCAAGATGCTCCCTAGTATAAGTGGAAACTGGATAATTCTTAAATGTGTTGGGTTGGAGCATGACTGGAATCACTATAATGTTCTCTTTTTCATATACCACAAACCCCACTCCACCTTTTGTTATACAGAAATGCAATAGTATTCCATTTCAAGATTGGTGTGAGAGGGATTGATTACCAGATCTGTTGCTCCATGACAAGAAATCTAACTAATTAGGCCCACCTCCATCTGAGCTAGGACATAAGAAAGAATTGTGTCTTTTCTAAAATTAACTGAAGAAGTAGTCTGCCATATTAATTAGCCAAGAGTTGGGAGTTCCTTTTGTCATTAGTGTTTGAATGAATGACagttattcatttatttgtttttgtttcaatttcaatttaggAAATTAAAAGTTGATAATGATGGGATGCAAGTGGCATAGATATCCAGTAGCAAATTTGTGTAGCCTGTAAAAGGTCTTTGCATGTTCTTGTCACCTGTGCAAGTCATATAGATTTACCTAGTGCTGGTTGTACCAATAATGAAGTGCTTGAAAtctatgtaaaaaatattaggTTCTCCAAACTCCTGGATACGCTAATGCTTATACATTTTGCTTATCTCTCATGACCCAAATGCAAGCACAAACTCTTGGCAAAGAATTTGCCATTCTAATAGGTAAATGCCACTGTAAGAGTAAAACAAtgctttttttttggttttttattattatttttatatatttcttggaGTATGTTCTTGATTCTTGTTGTGACTTCTAATTGAAATGCAGTGATGTGGACTTGACAGAGAAGATAGACTACTCATCTGCAGTGGCATTACTCGGTTACTCGCTCATTTTGGCTATACTAAGATGTTTTAATGTGAGAGATGAGGCTTCTAGAGTCATGGCTGCTGCTCCGCTGCTTGCTTTTGTTACTACCCATATATTGTACCTCAACTGCTATAAACTAGACTATGGTATCATATCTCTTCAAAATATTCAGTTTCTGGGTTATGCttacaaataaattatccaACAAACAATATTCTTTGGTTAttaaattttctataataagaatataataaactGGCAGTAGGAAACGATTGGTGGGACCCCCTAACTTTGTGATTTCAATGATTGGACCTCGATTTCTGCAGTTATTGGCTTGAGACTTATGCTACCATCTCCATTATAgatattatgttataaatgtaCTATATTACTAATGATTTTTTGCTTGCCAAGATCATATAGAGAAATGGACAAGTATTCAACTTTACATTAGTGTTACTTTTTTTACTTTGAGATTCAGTTTTTATGATGCTAGTGATGTTAATCTGACAAAATGTTGGACATTTTGCAGGATGGAACATGAAAGTTTGTGGTGTCATGGGAGTGGCTCAGCTTCTCATCTGGGCCGTTTGGGCCGGTGTCAGTCAGCATCCTTCTCGGTGGAAGTTGTGGACAGTGGTCTTTGGAGGTGGCTTGGCAATGCTCTTAGAAATTTATGACTTCCCACCGTATTATGGTTTTTTGGATGCGCACGCACTCTGGCATGCTGCTACAATCCCTCTTACCTATGTTTGGTGGAGTTTTATCAAGGATGACGCAGA includes:
- the LOC123226046 gene encoding post-GPI attachment to proteins factor 3-like isoform X1; translation: MILAQRSTKESSKNSNQIKKMSSIVTPLSSDDRVFQIENSAKAVGTVTGVKYKDGNVSGASKSSNKRSRSVHRHSGMMVNRYWITLYLVLSYLFKVLDASAGDADPLYRACIGQCEKTGCVGERCFPHCKFSSDGVSTDGPWYMQEPLYLQWKIWDCQSDCRYNCMVDREKERDALGDGPVKYHGKWPFKRVYGIQEPASVAFSAVNFAMHFHGWLSFFTLLYYRLPLKPNTKAYYEFSSLWHIYALLSMNSWFWSAIFHSRTNSWQRICHSNSDVDLTEKIDYSSAVALLGYSLILAILRCFNVRDEASRVMAAAPLLAFVTTHILYLNCYKLDYGWNMKVCGVMGVAQLLIWAVWAGVSQHPSRWKLWTVVFGGGLAMLLEIYDFPPYYGFLDAHALWHAATIPLTYVWWSFIKDDAEFQTSNLLNKVK
- the LOC123226046 gene encoding post-GPI attachment to proteins factor 3-like isoform X3, with amino-acid sequence MPVLVMLILFTGPALDNVKKLAVLGKDAFHIANFLQMVSQLMVHGTCKNLFTCNGRYGIVKVTVGTTVWLTERKKEMHLVMDLLSIMVNGHSNVFMGFRFEPASVAFSAVNFAMHFHGWLSFFTLLYYRLPLKPNTKAYYEFSSLWHIYALLSMNSWFWSAIFHSRDVDLTEKIDYSSAVALLGYSLILAILRCFNVRDEASRVMAAAPLLAFVTTHILYLNCYKLDYGWNMKVCGVMGVAQLLIWAVWAGVSQHPSRWKLWTVVFGGGLAMLLEIYDFPPYYGFLDAHALWHAATIPLTYVWWSFIKDDAEFQTSNLLNKVK
- the LOC123226046 gene encoding post-GPI attachment to proteins factor 3-like isoform X2: MILAQRSTKESSKNSNQIKKMSSIVTPLSSDDRVFQIENSAKAVGTVTGVKYKDGNVSGASKSSNKRSRSVHRHSGMMVNRYWITLYLVLSYLFKVLDASAGDADPLYRACIGQCEKTGCVGERCFPHCKFSSDGVSTDGPWYMQEPLYLQWKIWDCQSDCRYNCMVDREKERDALGDGPVKYHGKWPFKRVYGIQEPASVAFSAVNFAMHFHGWLSFFTLLYYRLPLKPNTKAYYEFSSLWHIYALLSMNSWFWSAIFHSRDVDLTEKIDYSSAVALLGYSLILAILRCFNVRDEASRVMAAAPLLAFVTTHILYLNCYKLDYGWNMKVCGVMGVAQLLIWAVWAGVSQHPSRWKLWTVVFGGGLAMLLEIYDFPPYYGFLDAHALWHAATIPLTYVWWSFIKDDAEFQTSNLLNKVK